One genomic window of Solanum dulcamara chromosome 12, daSolDulc1.2, whole genome shotgun sequence includes the following:
- the LOC129876208 gene encoding glycine-rich RNA-binding protein RZ1A-like — MGEDDEYRCFIGNLSWSTSDRGLKDAFRKFGNLLAAKVVVDKFSGRSKGFGFVTFDEKKAMEEAIEAMNGMDLDGRAITVDKAQTQQGSGRDYDSDRPHDRDRDRGRDRSRSNREYGGGRESGGGECFNCGKLGHFARECPSEGGRGGRYGGRDDRYGGGRGGGSRGSGYGPERNGDRFGNRSIRDGGGHGGGERYNRDRSGPYDRRGSGSRAG; from the exons ATGGGGGAGGATGATGAGTACCGCTGTTTCATTGGTAACTTATCATGGTCAACATCGGATCGAGGGCTAAAGGACGCATTTAGGAAGTTTGGCAATCTTCTTGCTGCAAAG GTAGTAGTTGACAAGTTCTCTGGCCGATCTAAAGGATTTGGTTTTGTTACATTTGATGAAAAGAAAGCAATGGAAGAAGCCATCGAAGCAATGAATGGGATGGATTTGGATGGCCGTGCTATTACTGTGGACAAAGCCCAGACTCAACAAGGTTCAGGTAGAGATTATGATAGTGATCGACCCCATGACCGCGACCGAGATCGAGGTCGTGATCGCAGTCGTAGTAATCGTGAATATGGAGGTGGGCGGGAATCTGGTGGTGGAGAGTGCTTTAACTGTGGCAAGCTAGGACACTTTGCTAGAGAATGCCCTAGTGAAGGAGGTCGGGGTGGTCGGTATGGTGGCAGAGATGATAGGTATGGTGGTGGCAGAGGTGGTGGTTCTAGAGGTAGTGGTTATGGACCTGAAAGAAATGGAGATCGCTTTGGAAACCGCAGCATCAGGGATGGTGGTGGACATGGGGGAGGTGAACGATACAACCGTGATCGTTCAGGGCCATACGATCGTCGGGGTTCTGGCTCTCGCGCTGGTTAA